The following proteins are encoded in a genomic region of Acidobacteriota bacterium:
- a CDS encoding S-methyl-5'-thioadenosine phosphorylase gives MEKVNIGIIGGSGLYQMPELENVREVPVSTPFGDPSDAFIVGELDGVTVAFLPRHARGHKFTPSELPYRANIYAMKLLGVEYILSVSAVGSLQEQYAPTDFVIPDQFFDRTRDRSKESTFFGEGIVGHVTFAHPVCNELGDILEEACKSNGVKTHRGGTYICMEGPAFSTKAESNVYRQWGMDIIGMTNLQEAKLAREAEIAYATLALVTDYDCWYEGHDDVTVDMVIEYLNKNVRNAQLVLKDAVKAVTAKTTPNQYANATKNAIFTAPSNWPAETARKLDAIIGKYK, from the coding sequence ATGGAAAAAGTAAACATCGGAATTATCGGCGGCTCTGGGCTTTACCAGATGCCGGAACTTGAGAATGTGCGCGAAGTGCCCGTAAGCACTCCGTTTGGCGACCCTTCGGACGCTTTCATTGTCGGCGAACTCGACGGCGTGACGGTTGCGTTTCTGCCGCGTCACGCACGCGGGCACAAATTCACGCCCAGCGAACTTCCCTACCGGGCAAACATCTACGCGATGAAGCTGCTCGGCGTCGAATACATCCTGTCGGTCTCGGCCGTCGGCAGTTTGCAGGAACAGTATGCTCCGACTGACTTTGTGATTCCCGACCAGTTCTTTGACCGGACGCGTGACCGTTCGAAAGAATCCACATTCTTCGGCGAAGGCATCGTCGGCCACGTGACGTTCGCTCATCCTGTTTGCAATGAGCTTGGCGACATTCTCGAAGAAGCTTGCAAAAGCAACGGCGTCAAGACTCATCGGGGCGGCACTTACATCTGCATGGAAGGCCCGGCGTTCTCGACCAAGGCCGAGTCCAACGTCTATCGACAGTGGGGCATGGACATCATCGGGATGACCAACCTGCAGGAAGCCAAGCTCGCCCGCGAAGCCGAGATCGCCTATGCCACCCTCGCCCTCGTCACCGATTACGACTGCTGGTACGAAGGCCACGACGACGTCACCGTCGATATGGTCATCGAGTACCTGAACAAAAACGTCCGCAACGCCCAGCTCGTCCTAAAAGACGCCGTCAAAGCCGTCACGGCCAAAACGACGCCAAACCAATACGCGAACGCAACCAAAAACGCGATCTTCACCGCCCCGTCAAACTGGCCGGCTGAGACGGCGAGGAAGCTTGACGCGATCATTGGAAAGTACAAGTAA
- a CDS encoding tetratricopeptide repeat protein, producing MNRGNNHRSLKKLDEAIANYTKAISIEPKSEQFYNQAVVHFELKDYQAAVNDNTEAIRLDPKSSRAFKNRSLSYRRLGKVSLAL from the coding sequence CTGAACCGTGGAAACAATCACCGAAGCCTTAAGAAATTAGACGAAGCGATCGCTAATTACACGAAAGCGATCTCGATTGAGCCAAAGTCCGAACAGTTTTATAATCAGGCCGTCGTGCATTTCGAACTGAAGGATTACCAAGCCGCAGTAAATGACAACACTGAAGCGATCAGATTGGACCCAAAGAGTTCCCGAGCGTTCAAGAACCGGTCCCTTTCATACCGGAGGCTTGGAAAGGTCTCTTTGGCGCTCTAG
- a CDS encoding tetratricopeptide repeat protein: protein MLTEFYPKAKMRLRQPFEDGLPDQGTRLPGSGNLTASIEGYSKAIELVPRNAKFYNGRGISYMMLEQDGLARKDFDKAIRSIQVYRNFT, encoded by the coding sequence ATGCTGACAGAGTTCTATCCTAAAGCGAAGATGCGTCTTCGACAACCTTTCGAGGATGGCCTACCAGATCAAGGGACACGTTTACCAGGCTCAGGAAACCTTACGGCATCGATTGAAGGTTATAGTAAGGCGATTGAATTGGTGCCACGCAATGCTAAGTTCTACAACGGACGTGGAATTTCTTACATGATGCTCGAACAGGACGGTCTTGCTCGGAAGGATTTCGACAAGGCAATCAGATCGATCCAAGTCTATCGCAATTTTACGTAA